Part of the Sulfobacillus acidophilus DSM 10332 genome, ATTCCCCACCTTTGTCACAGACGGGACAATCGAGAGGATGGTTAATCAAAAGAAATTCCAGCATGCCTTGACGGCCTTTGTCCACTTGGGGACCGTGGGTATGCACGACCATCCCCTCCTGGACGGCCGTCGTGCAAGCGGTGGCCAATTTCGGCATTTTTTCGACTTGCACCAGACACATCCGGCACGCTCCCAAGGGCCCTAACGCTTCATGATAGCAATATACCGGGATTTCAATTCCCAACCGCGCGGCGGCATCGGCAATCATGGTGCCTTCCGGCACCGTCACTTCCTGACCGTCAATAGTTAACCGTATCATAGGCTTTCGCTCCCATCGGACATCTGTGCTCCCGAATATGTGCCTCAAACTCTTCGCGGAAGTGTTTTACGGCACTCACCATAAACCCTAAGGCCGCATCCCCTAGCGGGCAAAACGACTTGCCGCTGATGTTGTCGGCAATGTCCAACAGCACCGTCAAATCATCCGCCTCACCGAGACCCGCTTCAATCCGTTCGAGCACATCGGTCATCCAGTAGGTCCCTTCCCGACACGGTGTGCACTTGCCGCACGACTCCTCACGGTAGAATTTCACCAACCGGGCAGCGGCTTTGACAATACAGGTCTGATCATCCAATACGATGCAACCGCCGGAGCCTAACATGGTGCCGGCTGCCATCATGGACTCATAATCGAGGGGGGTATCCAATTGATCGGCAGTCAAAAGAGGGACTGAACTTCCGCCCGGAATCACGGCTTTAATTTGATAGCCGGGCAGCATCCCTCCCGCGTATTCTTCCAATAGCGTGCGTAGCGGGGTGGCTAAAGGTACTTCATAGTTGCCGGGGCGCCGGACTTTGCCGCTGACGGACATAATTTTAATTCCGGGACTTTTTTCCGTCCCCATGCTGGTGTACCACTCCGCCCCGTACATCACAATCGGCGGCACATTACAAATGGTCTCGACGTTATTGACGATGGTCGGGAGGCCATACAAGCCGGCCACGGCGGGAAACGGGGGCTTTAACCGCGGGTTGCCCCGTTTGCCTTCCAGAGACTCCAAAAGTGCCGACTCTTCACCGCATATATAAGCCCCGGCCCCTCGATACACGTGAATGTCCAACGAAAAGTCGGAACCTAAAATCCGCTCGCCTAAAAACCCGTGGGCGTAGGCCTCGCGAACGGCGCGCCGGAGTTGTTCGGCCCCGCGTAAGAATTCTCCCCGTACATAAACGTATGCTTCTCGGGCCCCGATCGCATAACTGGCTATGATCATGCCCTCGATTAATTGATGGGGATTATGCTCGATCAACTCACGGTCCTTAAATGTTCCGGGTTCGGCTTCGTCGGAATTTACGACCAGATAGCGGGGACGGCCGTCTTTGGGCAAAAACCCCCATTTAACGCCGGTCGGAAATCCTGCCCCGCCGCGCCCCCGAAGCCCTGAGCGCTTGACCAGATCGACGAGGGCCTCGGGTTCGTATTCCGCCAAGGCTTTTTTCAGGGCATCATAGCCGCCGTGCGCCATATAGACGTCAAATTGGTCAATATCGGGAATCTCTTGATTACGCAGCAAGACATGGCGGGGTACACTCACGACGACACCTCCTCCTCTTTTAAGAGGCGGTCGGGCTCTTCAGGAGGAATCGGCCCGCGATAGCGCAAATTGACTTGCGCCACCGGCGCCAAATCACACGCCGCCAAACATTCGGCCTCTAAAAGGGTGTACTCGCCGTCCGGCGTAGTCTGCCCTTGCTTAATGCCCAATTTGTCTTCCAGATTGTGCATCAACCGGTCGGAGCCCGCTAACATGCAGGAAAGCCCCACACAAACATGCACGACTTTCTTCCCCACCGGTTCCTTATAGAACAAGGTATAAAAAGACGCCACCGATTCCACATACTGCACCGGCAGGTTCAGTAGAGACGCCACGTCCTGTAACGTCTCGGGGCTCAGCCAGCCTTCCGCCGATTGAATCCGATGCAAAAGCGGTAATAAGGCCGAATTGGCTTTCGGGAACTCGCGTTTGGCCTCTTCAGCCCATTGTTGCCATTCGGGTTTCATTTGTCGACATCTCCCAGCATAATGTCAATGCTTCCGATTGCGGTAATCACGTCCGCTACGAGACCGCCCCGGCAAATGGTCGGCATCGTTTGCAAGTTATAAAAGGACGGAGTCCGTGCGCGCCAACGATAGGGTTTGGGGCCGCCATCGGAAACAATGTAGAAGCCGATTTCCCCACGAGGGCCTTCCACCGCTTGATAGACCTCCCCGACCGGCACCGGAAATCCCGCGGTCACGAGCTTAAATTGATGAATCAACGCTTCCATGTTGCCGTAGATTTCGTCGCGGGGCGGGAGGGCCACCTTCCGGTCTTTCGTGGCGTATTCCCCACGAGGCGTAATTTTCGGCAACACTTGCTCGATGATTTTATGGGATTCGATCATTTCATCAAACCGTACCCAAAAGCGGGCATATGCATCGCCTTCAGTCCGCGTGGGAACATTAAAATCAAATTCGTCATAATAGCAATAGGGTTCCACTTTGCGGAGATCCAAAGGCAGACCGGTGGCCCGAAGATTGGGGCCGGTGACCGATAAGGCTAACGCCTCTTCTTGGGAAAGCAAAGAGACGCCTTCCAAACGCTCATTAATCAACGGATTTCCTTCCACTAAATTGCGGTACATTTGAATCCAGCGGGGAAAGTCCTTCACAAATTGTTCCGCCTTGACGTGAAACCCGT contains:
- a CDS encoding NADH dehydrogenase subunit E (PFAM: Respiratory-chain NADH dehydrogenase 24 Kd subunit~TIGRFAM: NADH-quinone oxidoreductase, E subunit~COGs: COG1905 NADH:ubiquinone oxidoreductase 24 kD subunit~InterPro IPR002023~KEGG: afo:Afer_0367 NADH-quinone oxidoreductase, E subunit~PFAM: NADH:ubiquinone oxidoreductase, 24kDa subunit~PRIAM: NADH dehydrogenase (quinone)~SPTR: NADH-quinone oxidoreductase, E subunit;~TIGRFAM: NADH:ubiquinone oxidoreductase, 24kDa subunit), giving the protein MKPEWQQWAEEAKREFPKANSALLPLLHRIQSAEGWLSPETLQDVASLLNLPVQYVESVASFYTLFYKEPVGKKVVHVCVGLSCMLAGSDRLMHNLEDKLGIKQGQTTPDGEYTLLEAECLAACDLAPVAQVNLRYRGPIPPEEPDRLLKEEEVSS
- a CDS encoding NADH dehydrogenase subunit F (PFAM: NADH-ubiquinone oxidoreductase-F iron-sulfur binding region; Respiratory-chain NADH dehydrogenase 51 Kd subunit; SLBB domain~TIGRFAM: NADH-quinone oxidoreductase, F subunit~COGs: COG1894 NADH:ubiquinone oxidoreductase NADH-binding (51 kD) subunit~InterPro IPR011538:IPR019554:IPR019575:IPR011537~KEGG: smd:Smed_3618 NADH-quinone oxidoreductase subunit F~PFAM: NADH:ubiquinone oxidoreductase, 51kDa subunit; Soluble ligand binding domain; NADH ubiquinone oxidoreductase, F subunit, iron sulphur binding~PRIAM: NADH dehydrogenase (quinone)~SPTR: NADH-quinone oxidoreductase, F subunit;~TIGRFAM: NADH ubiquinone oxidoreductase, F subunit), with the protein product MSVPRHVLLRNQEIPDIDQFDVYMAHGGYDALKKALAEYEPEALVDLVKRSGLRGRGGAGFPTGVKWGFLPKDGRPRYLVVNSDEAEPGTFKDRELIEHNPHQLIEGMIIASYAIGAREAYVYVRGEFLRGAEQLRRAVREAYAHGFLGERILGSDFSLDIHVYRGAGAYICGEESALLESLEGKRGNPRLKPPFPAVAGLYGLPTIVNNVETICNVPPIVMYGAEWYTSMGTEKSPGIKIMSVSGKVRRPGNYEVPLATPLRTLLEEYAGGMLPGYQIKAVIPGGSSVPLLTADQLDTPLDYESMMAAGTMLGSGGCIVLDDQTCIVKAAARLVKFYREESCGKCTPCREGTYWMTDVLERIEAGLGEADDLTVLLDIADNISGKSFCPLGDAALGFMVSAVKHFREEFEAHIREHRCPMGAKAYDTVNY
- a CDS encoding NADH dehydrogenase subunit D (PFAM: Respiratory-chain NADH dehydrogenase, 49 Kd subunit~TIGRFAM: NADH dehydrogenase I, D subunit~COGs: COG0649 NADH:ubiquinone oxidoreductase 49 kD subunit 7~HAMAP: NAD(P)H-quinone oxidoreductase subunit H~InterPro IPR001135:IPR010219~KEGG: aca:ACP_0294 NADH dehydrogenase I, D subunit~PFAM: NADH-quinone oxidoreductase, subunit D~PRIAM: NADH dehydrogenase (quinone)~SPTR: NADH dehydrogenase I, D subunit;~TIGRFAM: NADH dehydrogenase I, D subunit), translated to MAIENLPPEVAPSEETMVINLGPQHPSTHGVLRVRLILDGERVVDAQPVIGYLHTGFEKTAETLTYQQCNTITDRLDYLAPMTNNLAYVLAVEKLMQLEVPKRAQYIRVLFSELTRIASHLVWLGTHVMDLGAMSLFFYTMREREIILDLVEAASGVRMNPSYFRVGGLAYDLPDGFHVKAEQFVKDFPRWIQMYRNLVEGNPLINERLEGVSLLSQEEALALSVTGPNLRATGLPLDLRKVEPYCYYDEFDFNVPTRTEGDAYARFWVRFDEMIESHKIIEQVLPKITPRGEYATKDRKVALPPRDEIYGNMEALIHQFKLVTAGFPVPVGEVYQAVEGPRGEIGFYIVSDGGPKPYRWRARTPSFYNLQTMPTICRGGLVADVITAIGSIDIMLGDVDK